One genomic region from Opisthocomus hoazin isolate bOpiHoa1 chromosome Z, bOpiHoa1.hap1, whole genome shotgun sequence encodes:
- the STARD4 gene encoding stAR-related lipid transfer protein 4 isoform X2: MDLLPNSAPLARKLRNTLIQYHSVGDGEWRMAKKTKDATVWRKPSEEFSGYLYKAQGVVEDVTNRIVDHIRPGPYRLDWDSLMTTMDIMETFDENCCVMRYTTAGQLWNIIAPREFVDFSYTTSYEDGLLTCGISLDYGEVRPNFVRGFNHPCGWFCVPLKDYPSHSLLTGYIQTELRGMLPQSAVDTAMSSTLANFYSDLKKALKT, translated from the exons ATGGACCTCCTGCCGAATTCAGCACCCCTGGCGAGGAAGCTGAGGAACACTCTGATTCAGTACCACAGCGTCGGAGATGGCGAGTGGCGGATGGCGAAGAAGACG aaagatgcAACTGTGTGGCGTAAACCATCAGAGGAATTCAGTGGATACCT CTACAAAGCTCAAGGAGTGGTGGAAGATGTTACTAACAGAATAGTGGATCATATTCGCCCTGGACCTTACAGGCTAGACTGGGACAGCTTAATGACTACGATGGACATCATGGAAACGTTTGACGAG AACTGCTGTGTGATGCGCTACACCACTGCTGGCCAGCTCTGGAACATCATAGCACCAAGGGAGTTTGTTGATTTCTCTTACACTACAAGCTATGAAGATGGGCTTCTAACATGTG GTATAAGTCTAGACTACGGAGAGGTGAGACCCAACTTTGTCCGTGGATTCAATCACCCTTGTGGTTGGTTCTGTGTCCCTCTGAAGGACTATCCTAGCCACAGTCTTTTGACAGGGTATATTCAGACCGAGCTGCGAGGGATGCTACCGCAATCTGCAGTAGACACTGCCATGTCTAGTACCCTGGCCAATTTCTACTCTGACCTCAAAAAGGCACTGAAAACATAG
- the STARD4 gene encoding stAR-related lipid transfer protein 4 isoform X1: protein MDLLPNSAPLARKLRNTLIQYHSVGDGEWRMAKKTKDATVWRKPSEEFSGYLYKAQGVVEDVTNRIVDHIRPGPYRLDWDSLMTTMDIMETFDENCCVMRYTTAGQLWNIIAPREFVDFSYTTSYEDGLLTCGISLDYGEVSALSMCKQNMTDR from the exons ATGGACCTCCTGCCGAATTCAGCACCCCTGGCGAGGAAGCTGAGGAACACTCTGATTCAGTACCACAGCGTCGGAGATGGCGAGTGGCGGATGGCGAAGAAGACG aaagatgcAACTGTGTGGCGTAAACCATCAGAGGAATTCAGTGGATACCT CTACAAAGCTCAAGGAGTGGTGGAAGATGTTACTAACAGAATAGTGGATCATATTCGCCCTGGACCTTACAGGCTAGACTGGGACAGCTTAATGACTACGATGGACATCATGGAAACGTTTGACGAG AACTGCTGTGTGATGCGCTACACCACTGCTGGCCAGCTCTGGAACATCATAGCACCAAGGGAGTTTGTTGATTTCTCTTACACTACAAGCTATGAAGATGGGCTTCTAACATGTG GTATAAGTCTAGACTACGGAGAG